Proteins found in one Pseudomonas mosselii genomic segment:
- the icd gene encoding NADP-dependent isocitrate dehydrogenase, translated as MGYQKIKVPSDGAKITVNADHSLNVPDNPIIPYIEGDGIGVDVSPVMIKVVDAAVQKAYGGKRKIAWMEVYAGEKATQVYDQDTWLPQETLDAVRDYVVSIKGPLTTPVGGGIRSLNVALRQQLDLYVCLRPVVWFQGVPSPVKKPGDVDMVIFRENSEDIYAGIEWKAGSPEANKVIKFLKEEMGVTKIRFDQDCGIGVKPVSKEGTKRLVRKALQYVVDNDRKSLTLVHKGNIMKFTEGAFKDWGYEVARDEFGAELLDGGPWMKFRNPKTGREVIVKDAIADAMLQQILLRPAEYDVIATLNLNGDYLSDALAAEVGGIGIAPGANLSDTVAMFEATHGTAPKYAGKDQVNPGSVILSAEMMLRHMGWTEAADLIIKGTNGAIAAKTVTYDFERLMDGATLVGSSGFGEALIKHM; from the coding sequence ATGGGATACCAGAAAATCAAGGTTCCGTCTGATGGTGCCAAGATCACTGTCAATGCAGACCATTCGCTCAACGTTCCCGATAACCCCATCATTCCCTACATCGAAGGTGACGGCATTGGCGTGGACGTCTCGCCGGTGATGATCAAGGTGGTCGACGCCGCCGTGCAGAAAGCCTACGGCGGCAAGCGCAAGATCGCCTGGATGGAGGTGTACGCCGGCGAGAAGGCCACCCAGGTCTACGACCAGGATACCTGGCTGCCCCAGGAAACCCTGGATGCGGTGCGCGACTACGTGGTGTCGATCAAGGGGCCGCTGACCACCCCGGTTGGCGGCGGCATCCGCTCGCTCAACGTGGCCCTGCGCCAGCAGCTCGACCTCTATGTGTGCCTGCGCCCGGTGGTCTGGTTCCAGGGCGTGCCGAGCCCGGTGAAAAAGCCGGGTGACGTCGACATGGTGATCTTCCGCGAGAATTCCGAGGACATCTATGCCGGCATCGAGTGGAAGGCCGGTTCGCCCGAGGCGAACAAGGTGATCAAGTTCCTCAAGGAAGAAATGGGCGTCACCAAGATCCGCTTCGACCAGGACTGCGGTATTGGCGTCAAGCCAGTCTCGAAGGAGGGCACCAAGCGCCTGGTGCGCAAGGCCCTGCAGTATGTGGTGGACAACGACCGCAAGTCGCTGACCCTGGTGCACAAGGGCAACATCATGAAGTTCACCGAAGGGGCCTTCAAGGACTGGGGCTACGAGGTGGCACGCGACGAGTTCGGCGCCGAGCTGCTCGATGGCGGCCCGTGGATGAAGTTCAGGAATCCGAAGACAGGCCGCGAGGTGATCGTCAAGGATGCCATCGCCGACGCCATGCTCCAGCAGATCCTGCTGCGTCCGGCCGAGTACGATGTGATTGCCACCCTCAACCTCAACGGCGACTACCTGTCCGATGCCCTGGCGGCGGAAGTGGGTGGTATCGGCATCGCGCCAGGCGCCAACCTGTCGGATACCGTGGCCATGTTCGAGGCCACACATGGCACCGCGCCGAAGTACGCCGGCAAGGACCAGGTCAACCCGGGCTCGGTGATCCTCTCGGCGGAAATGATGCTGCGGCACATGGGCTGGACCGAGGCGGCCGACCTGATCATCAAGGGCACCAATGGCGCCATTGCGGCCAAGACCGTGACCTATGACTTCGAGCGCCTGATGGACGGCGCGACCCTGGTCGGTAGTTCGGGCTTTGGCGAGGCGCTGATCAAGCACATGTAA
- a CDS encoding ribosomal protein uL16 3-hydroxylase, whose translation MNSDTPLQLLGGLTAREFLRDYWQKKPLLVRQAFPDFVSPIDADELAGLALEEEVESRLVLEHGERPWELRRGPFAEDAFADLPERDWTLLVQAVDQFVPEVAELLEAFRFLPSWRIDDVMISYAAPGGSVGPHFDNYDVFLLQGDGTRNWKVGQMCNSDSALIDHADLRILADFEQSEEWTLEPGDMLYLPPRLAHYGVAESECLTYSVGFRAPSAAEVLTHFTDFLGQFLPEEERYSDADAQPVSDPHQIQHDALDRLKALIDKHMADKDLLLTWFGQFMTEPRYPEQVVGEELSEQELLDYLGQGAILIRNPSARLAWSEFGDDLLLFASGRSCPLPGKLRELLKLICSADALHSENLGQWLEDEDGLMLVQQLVMQGSLGFADE comes from the coding sequence ATGAATTCTGATACTCCACTGCAACTGTTGGGCGGCCTCACGGCCCGTGAATTCCTGCGCGACTACTGGCAGAAAAAGCCGCTGCTGGTGCGTCAGGCCTTCCCCGACTTCGTCAGCCCCATCGACGCCGACGAGCTGGCCGGCCTGGCCCTGGAAGAAGAAGTCGAGTCGCGCCTGGTACTCGAACACGGCGAGCGCCCGTGGGAGCTGCGCCGCGGCCCGTTCGCCGAGGACGCTTTCGCCGACCTGCCCGAGCGCGACTGGACCCTGCTGGTGCAGGCGGTTGACCAGTTCGTGCCGGAAGTGGCCGAGCTGCTCGAAGCGTTCCGCTTCCTGCCGAGCTGGCGCATCGACGATGTGATGATCAGCTATGCGGCGCCCGGCGGCAGCGTCGGCCCGCACTTCGACAACTACGACGTATTCCTGCTGCAGGGCGACGGCACGCGCAACTGGAAAGTCGGACAGATGTGCAACAGCGACAGCGCGCTGATCGACCACGCCGACCTGCGCATCCTGGCCGACTTCGAGCAGAGCGAAGAGTGGACCCTGGAGCCGGGTGACATGCTCTACCTGCCGCCGCGCCTGGCCCACTACGGCGTTGCCGAGAGCGAGTGCCTGACCTACTCGGTGGGCTTCCGCGCCCCGAGCGCCGCCGAAGTGCTGACCCACTTCACCGACTTCCTCGGCCAGTTCCTGCCGGAGGAAGAGCGCTACAGCGACGCCGACGCCCAGCCGGTCAGCGACCCGCACCAGATCCAGCACGACGCCCTCGACCGCCTCAAGGCGCTGATCGACAAGCACATGGCCGACAAGGACCTGCTGCTGACCTGGTTCGGCCAGTTCATGACCGAGCCGCGTTATCCCGAGCAGGTGGTGGGTGAAGAGCTGAGCGAGCAGGAGCTGCTCGACTACCTCGGCCAGGGCGCCATCCTGATCCGCAACCCGAGCGCACGCCTGGCCTGGTCGGAGTTCGGCGACGACCTGTTGCTGTTCGCCAGCGGTCGCAGCTGCCCGCTGCCGGGCAAACTGCGCGAGCTGCTGAAGCTGATCTGCTCCGCCGATGCCCTGCACAGCGAGAACCTTGGGCAGTGGCTGGAAGACGAAGACGGCCTGATGCTGGTACAACAGCTGGTCATGCAAGGCAGCCTGGGATTCGCCGATGAATAA
- the purB gene encoding adenylosuccinate lyase, which translates to MQLSSLTAVSPVDGRYAGKTQALRPIFSEFGLIRFRALVEVRWLQRLAAHPQIGEVPAFSAEANAVLDSLATDFKLEHAERVKEIERTTNHDVKAIEYLLKEQAAQLPELAKVSEFIHFACTSEDINNLSHALMLRAGRDDVLLPLMRQIAESIRALAHAHADVPMLSRTHGQPASPTTLGKELANVVYRMERQIAQVSAVPLLGKINGAVGNYNAHLSAYSQIDWEANARAFIEDELGLVFNPYTTQIEPHDYIAELFDAIARFNTILIDFDRDVWGYISLGYFKQKTVAGEIGSSTMPHKVNPIDFENSEGNLGIANALFQHLASKLPISRWQRDLTDSTVLRNLGVGFAHSVIAYEASLKGIGKLEVNAARIAADLDACWEVLAEPIQTVMRRFNIENPYEKLKELTRGKGITPEALLTFIDGLDMPAEAKAELKQLTPATYIGNAVAQAKRI; encoded by the coding sequence ATGCAGCTCTCCTCGCTCACTGCGGTTTCCCCTGTAGACGGCCGTTATGCCGGCAAAACCCAGGCCTTGCGCCCCATCTTCAGCGAATTCGGCCTGATCCGTTTCCGCGCCTTGGTCGAAGTACGCTGGCTGCAGCGCCTGGCCGCCCACCCGCAGATCGGCGAAGTGCCGGCGTTCTCCGCCGAAGCCAACGCCGTGCTGGACAGCCTGGCCACCGATTTCAAACTTGAGCACGCCGAACGCGTCAAGGAAATCGAGCGCACCACCAACCACGACGTCAAGGCCATCGAGTACCTGCTCAAAGAGCAAGCGGCTCAACTGCCTGAGCTGGCCAAGGTCAGCGAGTTCATCCACTTCGCCTGCACCAGCGAGGACATCAATAACCTGTCCCACGCCCTGATGCTGCGCGCCGGCCGTGACGACGTGCTGCTGCCGCTGATGCGCCAGATCGCCGAATCCATCCGTGCCCTGGCCCACGCCCACGCCGATGTGCCGATGCTGTCGCGCACCCACGGCCAGCCGGCCTCGCCGACCACCCTGGGTAAAGAGCTGGCCAACGTCGTCTACCGCATGGAGCGCCAGATCGCCCAGGTGTCAGCCGTGCCGCTGCTGGGCAAGATCAACGGCGCCGTGGGCAACTACAACGCCCACCTGTCGGCCTACTCGCAGATCGACTGGGAAGCCAACGCCCGCGCCTTCATCGAGGACGAGCTGGGCCTGGTGTTCAACCCCTACACCACCCAGATCGAGCCGCACGACTACATCGCCGAGCTGTTCGACGCCATCGCCCGCTTCAACACCATCCTCATCGACTTCGACCGCGACGTCTGGGGCTACATCTCGCTGGGCTACTTCAAGCAGAAGACCGTCGCCGGCGAAATCGGCTCCTCGACCATGCCGCACAAGGTCAACCCGATCGACTTCGAAAACTCCGAAGGCAACCTGGGCATCGCCAACGCACTGTTCCAGCACCTGGCCAGCAAGCTGCCGATCTCGCGCTGGCAGCGCGACCTGACTGACTCCACCGTGCTGCGCAACCTGGGCGTGGGCTTCGCCCACAGCGTCATCGCCTACGAAGCCAGCCTGAAAGGCATCGGCAAGCTGGAAGTCAACGCCGCCCGCATCGCCGCCGACCTGGACGCCTGCTGGGAAGTGCTGGCCGAGCCGATCCAGACCGTGATGCGCCGCTTCAACATCGAGAACCCCTACGAGAAGCTCAAGGAGCTGACCCGTGGCAAGGGCATCACCCCTGAAGCGCTGCTGACCTTCATCGACGGCCTGGACATGCCGGCCGAAGCCAAGGCCGAGCTCAAGCAACTGACCCCGGCGACCTACATCGGCAACGCCGTGGCCCAGGCCAAACGCATCTAA
- the hflD gene encoding high frequency lysogenization protein HflD, translating into MNNLQEQLVALGGVFQAAVLVDRIARTGQASEANIGCMLGSLLVRDPKDTLEVFGGDDLNLRDGYRALVGALERDPSSLQREPLRYALSMLGLERQLNKRGDMLDTIGNRLPQIQSQAEHFGLVHENVIASSGALYQDTLSTLRQRIQVHGDMRFLQQASNASKIRALLLAGIRAARLWRQLGGHRWQLVFSRRKLLNELYGMMRTND; encoded by the coding sequence ATGAACAACCTTCAGGAGCAGTTGGTCGCCCTGGGTGGTGTGTTCCAGGCCGCGGTGCTGGTCGACCGCATCGCCCGCACCGGCCAGGCCAGCGAAGCCAACATCGGTTGCATGCTCGGCAGCCTGCTGGTGCGCGACCCGAAGGATACCCTGGAGGTGTTCGGCGGCGACGACCTCAACCTGCGCGACGGCTACCGCGCGCTGGTCGGCGCCCTGGAGCGCGACCCCAGCAGCCTGCAGCGCGAGCCGCTGCGCTACGCCCTGTCGATGCTGGGCCTTGAGCGCCAGCTGAACAAGCGTGGCGACATGCTCGACACCATCGGCAACCGCCTGCCGCAGATCCAGTCCCAGGCCGAGCATTTCGGCCTGGTTCACGAAAACGTTATTGCTTCCAGTGGAGCCTTGTACCAGGACACCCTGAGCACCCTGCGCCAGCGCATCCAGGTGCACGGCGACATGCGTTTCCTGCAGCAGGCCAGCAACGCCTCGAAGATCCGCGCCCTGCTGCTGGCCGGCATCCGCGCGGCGCGCCTGTGGCGCCAGCTGGGCGGGCACCGCTGGCAGCTGGTGTTCAGCCGGCGCAAGTTGCTCAATGAACTGTACGGGATGATGCGTACCAACGATTGA
- the mnmA gene encoding tRNA 2-thiouridine(34) synthase MnmA, whose protein sequence is MTSPALKDPAKTRVIVGMSGGVDSSVSALLLIEQGYQVEGLFMKNWEEDDGTEYCTAREDLADAQAVCDRIGIKLHTANFAAEYWDNVFEHFLEEYKAGRTPNPDILCNREIKFKAFLDYALSLGADLIATGHYVRRRDTGALTELLKGLDPNKDQSYFLHAVGGKEIARTLFPVGELEKPEVRAIAEKHGLATAKKKDSTGICFIGERRFSDFLKQYLPAQPGEIQTTEGEVIGQHHGLMYHTIGQRQGLGIGGLKDAGDEPWYVLEKDLARNVLVVGQGNEHPWLFSRALLASEIFWVNPIDLSSPRRLTAKVRYRQGDQQCTLERTESGYRAVFDEPQRAVTPGQSVVFYDGEVCLGGGVIEIAEPWSPRR, encoded by the coding sequence ATGACCAGCCCAGCACTCAAAGACCCCGCCAAGACCCGCGTCATCGTCGGCATGTCCGGCGGCGTGGACTCTTCCGTCTCCGCCCTTCTGCTCATCGAGCAGGGCTACCAGGTGGAAGGTCTGTTCATGAAGAACTGGGAAGAAGACGACGGCACCGAATACTGCACCGCCCGCGAAGACCTGGCCGACGCCCAGGCCGTGTGCGACCGCATCGGCATCAAGCTGCACACTGCCAACTTCGCCGCCGAATACTGGGACAACGTGTTCGAGCACTTCCTCGAGGAGTACAAGGCCGGCCGTACGCCCAACCCGGACATCCTCTGCAACCGCGAGATCAAGTTCAAGGCGTTCCTCGACTACGCCCTGTCCCTGGGCGCCGACCTGATCGCCACTGGCCACTACGTGCGCCGCCGCGACACTGGCGCGCTGACCGAGCTGCTCAAGGGCCTGGACCCGAACAAGGACCAGAGCTATTTCCTGCATGCCGTCGGCGGCAAGGAAATCGCCCGCACCCTGTTCCCGGTCGGCGAGCTGGAAAAGCCCGAGGTACGCGCCATCGCCGAAAAACACGGCCTGGCCACCGCCAAGAAGAAGGACTCCACCGGCATCTGCTTCATCGGCGAGCGCCGCTTCAGCGATTTTCTCAAGCAGTACCTGCCGGCCCAGCCCGGCGAGATCCAGACCACCGAGGGTGAAGTGATCGGCCAGCACCATGGCCTGATGTACCACACCATCGGCCAGCGCCAGGGCCTGGGCATCGGCGGCCTGAAGGACGCCGGCGACGAGCCGTGGTACGTGCTGGAAAAAGACCTCGCGCGCAATGTGCTGGTGGTCGGCCAGGGCAACGAGCACCCGTGGCTGTTCTCCCGCGCCCTGCTGGCCTCGGAAATTTTCTGGGTCAACCCGATCGACCTGTCCAGCCCGCGCCGCCTGACCGCCAAGGTGCGCTACCGCCAGGGCGACCAGCAGTGCACCCTGGAACGCACCGAGAGCGGCTACCGCGCCGTGTTCGACGAGCCGCAGCGCGCCGTCACCCCGGGCCAGTCGGTGGTGTTCTATGACGGCGAGGTGTGCCTGGGCGGCGGCGTGATCGAGATCGCCGAGCCGTGGAGCCCGCGCCGATGA
- a CDS encoding NADP-dependent isocitrate dehydrogenase → MPTRSKIIYTFTDEAPALATYSLLPIVEAFTASADIAVETRDISLAGRILAAFPEQLGAEKQVGDHLAELGQLATTPEANIIKLPNISASVPQLKAAIKELQAKGFNIPDYADEPASAEEKESRARYDRIKGSAVNPVLREGNSDRRAPLSVKNYARKHPHKMGAWAADSKSHVAHMTQGDFYGSEKAALIEADDSLRIELVGKDGATTVLKEKTAVKAAEVIDCATLSRKALKAFIAEQIADAKASGVLLSVHLKATMMKVSDPIMFGVIVEEFYGDVLAKHAAALSQVGFNANNGIGDLYARIKDLPAEKQAEIEADIQALYAVRPALAMVNSDKGITNLHVPSDVIVDASMPAMIRDSGKMWNTAGELQDAKAIIPDRCYAGIYQATIEDCKANGAFDPTTMGSVPNVGLMAQKAEEYGSHDKTFQIKADGVVRVVDGKGKVVLEQDVEAGDIFRMCQTKDAPIQDWVKLAVNRARLSNTPAVFWLDPARAHDGVMIEKVQQYLKDHDTSGLDIRILAPVDAIKFSLARIREGKDTISVTGNVLRDYLTDLFPIMELGTSAKMLSIVPLMNGGGLFETGAGGSAPKHVQQLVEENFLRWDSLGEFLALAASLEHLGNTYDNPRAKVLANTLDQATGKFLDTNKSPSRKVGGIDNRGSHFYLTLYWAEALAAQTDDTALQARFAPLAKTLSDNEATIVAELNAVQGKPADIGGYYAPDAELTAKVMRPSQTLNSAIAAL, encoded by the coding sequence ATGCCCACCCGTTCCAAGATCATCTACACCTTCACCGACGAAGCCCCCGCCCTCGCCACCTACTCGCTGCTGCCGATCGTCGAGGCCTTCACCGCTTCGGCCGATATCGCCGTCGAAACCCGTGACATCTCCCTGGCCGGCCGTATCCTCGCCGCCTTCCCGGAGCAACTGGGTGCCGAGAAGCAGGTAGGCGATCACCTGGCGGAACTGGGCCAGCTGGCCACCACCCCTGAAGCCAACATCATCAAGCTGCCGAACATCTCCGCGTCGGTTCCACAGCTGAAGGCCGCGATCAAGGAGCTGCAAGCCAAGGGCTTCAACATCCCCGACTACGCCGACGAGCCGGCCAGCGCCGAGGAAAAAGAATCCCGCGCCCGCTATGACCGCATCAAGGGCAGCGCCGTGAACCCGGTCCTGCGCGAAGGCAACTCCGACCGCCGCGCCCCGCTGTCGGTCAAGAACTACGCCCGCAAGCACCCGCACAAGATGGGCGCCTGGGCCGCCGACTCCAAGTCGCACGTTGCCCACATGACCCAGGGCGACTTCTACGGCAGCGAAAAAGCCGCGCTGATCGAGGCTGACGACAGCCTGCGCATCGAGCTGGTCGGCAAGGACGGCGCCACCACCGTCCTGAAAGAAAAAACCGCCGTCAAGGCCGCCGAAGTCATCGACTGCGCCACCCTGAGCCGCAAGGCCCTGAAAGCCTTCATCGCCGAGCAGATCGCCGATGCCAAGGCCTCTGGCGTGCTGCTGTCGGTGCACCTGAAAGCTACCATGATGAAGGTCTCCGACCCGATCATGTTCGGCGTGATCGTCGAAGAGTTCTACGGCGACGTACTGGCCAAGCACGCAGCCGCACTCAGCCAGGTGGGCTTCAACGCCAACAACGGCATCGGCGACCTGTACGCCCGCATCAAGGATCTGCCTGCCGAGAAGCAAGCCGAGATCGAAGCCGACATCCAGGCCCTGTACGCCGTTCGCCCGGCCCTGGCCATGGTCAACTCGGACAAGGGCATCACCAACCTGCACGTACCGAGCGACGTCATCGTCGACGCCTCGATGCCTGCGATGATCCGCGACTCGGGCAAGATGTGGAACACCGCCGGCGAACTGCAGGACGCCAAGGCGATCATCCCTGACCGCTGCTACGCCGGCATCTACCAGGCCACCATCGAAGACTGCAAGGCCAACGGCGCCTTCGACCCGACCACCATGGGCAGCGTGCCGAACGTCGGCCTGATGGCGCAAAAAGCCGAAGAGTACGGCTCCCACGACAAGACCTTCCAGATCAAGGCCGACGGCGTCGTGCGCGTGGTCGATGGCAAGGGCAAGGTCGTGCTGGAGCAGGACGTCGAAGCCGGTGACATCTTCCGTATGTGCCAGACCAAGGACGCGCCGATCCAGGACTGGGTCAAGCTGGCCGTCAACCGCGCCCGCCTGAGCAACACCCCGGCGGTGTTCTGGCTGGACCCGGCCCGCGCCCACGACGGCGTGATGATCGAGAAGGTGCAGCAGTACCTGAAGGATCACGACACCTCCGGCCTGGACATCCGCATCCTGGCCCCGGTCGACGCCATCAAGTTCTCCCTGGCCCGCATCCGCGAAGGCAAGGACACCATCTCGGTGACCGGCAACGTGCTGCGTGACTACCTGACCGACCTGTTCCCGATCATGGAACTGGGCACCAGCGCCAAGATGCTGTCGATCGTTCCGCTGATGAACGGCGGTGGCCTGTTCGAGACCGGCGCCGGTGGTTCGGCACCGAAGCACGTGCAGCAGCTGGTTGAAGAGAACTTCCTGCGCTGGGACTCGCTGGGTGAGTTCCTGGCCCTGGCCGCCTCCCTGGAGCACCTGGGCAACACCTACGACAACCCGCGCGCCAAGGTCCTGGCCAACACCCTGGACCAGGCTACCGGCAAGTTCCTCGACACCAACAAGTCGCCTTCGCGCAAGGTCGGCGGTATCGACAACCGTGGCAGCCACTTCTACCTGACCCTGTACTGGGCAGAGGCACTGGCCGCCCAGACCGACGACACCGCCCTGCAGGCGCGCTTCGCCCCGCTGGCCAAGACCCTGAGCGATAACGAGGCGACCATCGTCGCCGAGCTCAACGCCGTCCAGGGCAAGCCGGCCGACATCGGTGGCTACTACGCCCCGGATGCCGAGCTGACCGCCAAGGTGATGCGCCCAAGCCAGACCCTGAACAGCGCCATCGCCGCCCTGTAA
- a CDS encoding NUDIX hydrolase, giving the protein MTWQPHITVATIVEHDGKFLFVEEFKAGQHVFNQPAGHLEANETIAQAALRETLEETAWEVELTGVVGIYLYTAPSNGVTYQRICFAARPVHHHADLALDSDIVRAVWLTRDELLAEPSRWRSELVPRCLDDYLKGPLHSLDLLRD; this is encoded by the coding sequence ATGACCTGGCAACCCCACATCACCGTCGCCACCATCGTCGAACACGACGGTAAGTTCCTCTTCGTCGAGGAGTTCAAGGCCGGCCAACATGTATTCAATCAGCCCGCCGGCCACCTCGAGGCCAACGAGACCATCGCCCAGGCCGCCCTGCGCGAAACCCTCGAGGAAACCGCCTGGGAAGTCGAACTCACCGGCGTGGTCGGCATCTACCTCTATACCGCCCCGAGCAACGGCGTCACCTACCAGCGCATCTGCTTCGCCGCCCGCCCCGTGCACCATCATGCCGACCTGGCGCTGGACAGCGACATCGTCCGTGCCGTGTGGCTGACCCGCGACGAACTGCTGGCCGAGCCGTCACGCTGGCGTAGCGAGCTGGTACCGCGCTGCCTCGACGACTATCTCAAAGGCCCGCTGCACAGCCTCGACCTGCTGCGCGACTGA